CCTTGCAGGATGAGGGAATTTCCTCACCAATTCAGCGGAGGGATGAAACAAAGGATTATGATTGCGATGGGAATGGCTTTCAGTCCTGAACTATTGATAGCTGATGAGCCTACAAAGGGTCTTGACCCTGATACAAAGAAAAGTATTATAAATCTTCTTAATAGGCTGGTTCGAAGCAGGAACATGAGTATGATTCTTATAACACACGATCTTGACGTTGCAGAAAAGATGTGTGATCGTATTGCTGTGATGTATGCAGGTGAAATTATTGAACTTGCACCCGTCTGTGATATCCTTGCAGAACCAGGACACCCTTATACGCAGGTACTGTTAAGATCTCTTCCTAAGAAAGGGTTAAGGTCAATTTCAGGAGAAAGTCCCAGTCTTAGTTCTCCACCCTCAGGATGTCGCTTTCATCCAAGATGTGAGTATGTAATGGATATATGCAAGCAAGAACATCCGGAACTGTTTTTTACCGATACTGGAACAGAGGTCAGGTGTTTCCTGTATAATGGAGGTCAGGATCAGTCATGACTTTACTATCGGTAACCGGTCTGAAAAAATATCATTACTCCGGCCTTATTAACAGAAAAGAAATAAGAGCTGTTGATGGTGTTGATTTTGAAATTGGCAAAGGTAAAGCTTTGGGACTGGTGGGGAACAGCGGATGTGGAAAAACAACAGTTGCAAGGACAGTGCTGCGACTGACAGACCCCACAGCAGGAAATATAGTTTTCGAAGGAATGGATATTACAAGGCTAAAAGGCCGAAGTCTTAAACCTCTTGGCAGGCGGATGCAGATTATTTTTCAGAATCCGGAATCATCGCTAAATCCTGCAATGAAGGTATATGATGCTCTTCTGGAACCACTTAGAGTGCATAAACTATGCAATTCAGGTGAGGAAGAACAGAATGTCCGGGATCTGATTGAAACTGTCAATCTGAATGAAGAACTTCTGTTCCGGTACCCGCATGAGCTGAGTGGAGGGCAACTGCAAAGAGTTGTCATTGCCCGGGTTTTAAGTCTTAATCCGAAACTGATTGTTGCGGATGAGGTTACATCAATGCTTGATCCCCTAGTCCAGTCTCAGATTTTGAATTTACTGAAAGATCTGCAAAACAGGTTAGATATAAGTTATCTGTTCATTTCTCACGATATGAATGTTGTGGAATGGATGTGCGATGATATTGCAGTGATGGATAAAGGAAAGATCGTTGAATGGAAATAATCATCTTATAACTTATTTTTAAATTAAACAACAGGAAGTTAAAATATGAATTCAGCAAAGGAATTAATGAAAAGGCCGGAAGTATGTTCAGATGAATTAATTAAATTTATAGACGATTCTATGAATGGTTTCAGAAAATATAAGATCCTCACTACAGCTGTGAAGCTACAGCTTTTTGAATATACAAATGATCCCGTTTCATCTGAAGAACTGGCAGCAAAGATGGGATGCAATCCGGAAATGGTACCATTGCTTTGTGATGTTCTGTGTGAATGCGGTCTTCTCGTATCAAACGAGGAGAAATATTCGAATACCGAATTAACTAAAACTTATCTGGTTAGCGATTCACCATTTTCACAGTTAAATTATCTACGTGACATGGAACGAAGCATAGCAATGTGGGAAAAGCTGGATGAGATTATTACCAACGGTCCGGTAATTGTTGATAAACAGAGTTTCTTTGGAGACAGGGTAATTCATTCCATGGCAGAAAATGCTAAATGTGGAATGCTTCAGGAAGTTGTTGAAACTGTCACAGAGAACATTGATTTTGAGAGTGTCAGGAAAATGCTTGATCTTGGTGGTGGTCATGGACTGTATTCCATAGCTTTTGTAGGCCAGAATAAAAAACTGAAGGCATTTGTTTTTGATCTTCCACAGGTGACCGAACACACAAAGATGTATGCTGAGAAATATAGAACTGATCAGGTTGATGTAATACCGGGTAATTTCTTCACAGATGATATTGGTTCTGGGTACGATATCGTATTTTCATCATTGAACCCTGGCGGAAGGGTTCCTGACCTGATCCCAAAGATTGTTTCTGCATTAAAACAGGGAGGGATATTTGTTAACAGACAGGTACCCGGCGGGGATTCTGGTTCGATGGAAACACTCAACTGGAATCTGTGGACATTTGATGACACTAAAAAAGCAAGATCTCAGTTTAGTTTTGAAAACAGTGTTTCTCTGGATGAGTATATTGATATTCTGAAGGCAAACAATCTTGATGTTTTTAAGGAAATTGATCTTACTGATGGTTCCAGAATTGTTTTTTCACGCAGGATGTGATCACTTTTTCACATCTTTGAATATTTGTAATATATCGGATACATGAGTAAGGAACAATCTTTTATATCTAAAGATTTCATATGGAGAAAGTCAGTCCAAAATATGACATGATTTTATAAGATTAAGATGATAAACATCTGATATATTCCTGAAATTCTAAATGAAAGAGAGGATTAATTTTGTTCCCAAGTAAGAAAGTCCAGAAATTAGTTGGATCTAAGGTCCAGGTAGAGATGAAAGGTGATCTTCACCTTCTCGAAGGAACTTTAAAAAGTGCAGACGATTATATGAATCTCCATATGACCGATACTGTAGAGGTCGCAAACGGTGAGCGTCTGCGTTCCCTTGGTTCTGTCGTGTTGCGTGGAAACAATATCATTCTTGTTGTTCCTATGGAAGAATAAACTCTCAGTGGAAAATAGTATGAGTGTCGAAGAGAGTGCATACAATCTTATTCGCGAAAGCAAGGAAGGCATTTTCCAGAACGAGCTCTGGAAGATGCTGGAAATTGATAGTCGTAAATGTTCCAGGGTAGTTTCTAAGCTTCTCGATGAGGATCTTATCACCCGCGAGCAGGCTGTCTCCAATGGAGCCAGGACTTACCTTCTGAAAGTTAAGGAAGAGGAGAAGCCCTGCTTCGATCTCCTGTTATCAGGAGAATTGTTCTCTCCTTGCGCAGGATGCAGGGATGCATGCCAGCCTGAGATATGTGGAAGGCTTACTACATGGGTCGAAAACCTCAATGACAATGAGGAAACGGCTGAAATGTGCTGATTACGGCGAAAGGTATAAATACAATATATGCCATGTTGGAGTCGCTTCACTAAAGCGAAATCAACGTGCTCCGGTAGTGTAGTCCGGCCAATCATTCCGGCCTTTCGAGCCGAAGACTCGGGTTCGAATCCCGGCCGGAGCACCAAATATTTTTGGCTAGTTTTTCTAACTTTTAATTCAGGTTTTGATTCCTTATTATCGAAACAAAACATAATACTTTTTATTTTACCTACTCCATTTTTCATTATGGCATTACCACTAGGAATAGGAATACCAACTAATGCAGATATCTCTAAAGCATGTGATGAATTTGAAACATACGAAACTAGGGATGTTATGTATAAAGTCTCAATGTTGCACATGAAAAGTCATTGGGAAGAACCAGAGGGGATGACAGATGCTATTGGAGTTTTGCTGTTATCATGGAATCAACAGTTTTACAGAATTCACAGAGGTTTAAATCTTAAAAAAGTAGAAGATTGTATCATAGACAACATGTCTTATCTTAATGAATTCAAAAAAAGAAAAATAATTTCCTTATCAGATGAAGATGAGGATAATATTAAAAGGATATTTAATGAATTCAATAATGCCCTTCAGGGATTAGATGGCACCAAAAGCCCAGTATCAACAGCAAAAGCACTTCATTTATTGGTTCCTGATTTTTTCCCATTATGGGATGCGAGTATAGCAAGAAAATACAAGGTGTACTATACTAAGAACCCTGATGAGAAGTATCTCTTATTTTGCAAGTATTCTCAAACAATTTATGACCAAGTCAAAGAATACAAATCATTACCTGAAAAATCAATACTAAAAATAATTGATGAATATAATTATTCCAAATATTCAAGAGGATGGATTTAAGATAAACACCCAAAACTCAAAGCAAAAATCTTTTTTCTCAGAATCTTGTTCTTAATAATGGCAAAAAATGAACGCTACAGAAGAGATAATAGAATGTAATGTCTTCCATGAAGAAATACAAACAAATTCAAAAGTACTCATTGATTTTCTGGTGAGTAAAAGGAATTTACACTGGGAAGTTTATAAAAATATAGAAAACAAAGCGATTCAATTATTATTGTCAAACGGTGTAATATTAGGTCTGTTAATCAATATAGTTATTAATTTTCCAGAATTAGAAGGAAGAGTCCATTCTAATTTTTTAAATTTAGATTATCATTTTTTAGGGATAACTATTATTTTATATGCCATATCCATGTTTTGCAGTATTTATGTGATATCAAAAACATTGTTCTTAGATACGTTTACCGATAAAGGATTTATAAAACAGAATGTTGAAGCAACAATAAATCGTTTTATACTAGAACCTAGTGCTTATTGCCTAAATAACAATCTGCTATTTGAAATAATAAATGAATTACATGCCGAGTTAGAACTGTTAAAGAAAAAGAATACATCTAATTCTATCATCATCAATGTAGGAATTGTATTTTTTTCATTAGGTGTACTTATCATAATACTCTCAATATTGTCTATTATTTGATTCGATACATCATTTTTAACATTTCAAAGTTAGCAGTTTCAAACAACCAGATATTGAAGAAGCCACATCATCAAGATGCTAACCTCCTCACAAACGATAACTGTTTATATAATGATGCTATCTTTCGAGCAATTATAAAAACAGAAATTGCAGCTTTTAATTACGGAATAAATGTCATAATTCGACTTACAAGATAATTTGTTTTCTTTGTAATTTTGTTCTGATATCATATTCACTAGCTTTTGCATATTAACTCGAGGTTCACATGTCATTTGATAATCTTAATCTAATTTACCCACTACAGCGCGCATTAAAAGAGGAAGGGTACACAACCCCTACCCCTATACAAAAACAATCCATTCCCCATCTTCTTGGCGGCAGGGATATGATAGGTATTGCCCAGACAGGTACAGGCAAAACCGCTTCATTTATTTTACCTATTTTACACAACATGTCGGAAGCTCACAAGAACACACGCAAAAGATATCCCCGTGTTCTTGTGCTTGCACCAACAAGGGAACTCGCAGCCCAGATAGGTGATAGTTTTAGCACGTATGGACGCTATACACGATATAAGCACACAGTTATCTTTGGTGGTGTAGGGCAAGGCCCCCAGGTGAAAGCCATCTCCAAGGGTGTAGATTCACTTGTAGCGACTCCCGGAAGACTTCTTGACCTGATAGACCAGGGACATGTAAAACTCTCTGAGGTCGAGTATTTCGTACTTGATGAAGCA
Above is a window of uncultured Methanolobus sp. DNA encoding:
- a CDS encoding ABC transporter ATP-binding protein, translating into MSLLKIERLRVLFRSGNRIVKANNSIDLEVMENEIIGIIGETGCGKSILGRAIMTLLSENTEVSGKIIYKGEDLLSLSENKLRDIRGKNISIILQNPSAALNPVFSIGDQISEVFQYHDKMSKQNAEIKTAGILEMVGIDPCRMREFPHQFSGGMKQRIMIAMGMAFSPELLIADEPTKGLDPDTKKSIINLLNRLVRSRNMSMILITHDLDVAEKMCDRIAVMYAGEIIELAPVCDILAEPGHPYTQVLLRSLPKKGLRSISGESPSLSSPPSGCRFHPRCEYVMDICKQEHPELFFTDTGTEVRCFLYNGGQDQS
- a CDS encoding Lrp/AsnC family transcriptional regulator, translated to MSVEESAYNLIRESKEGIFQNELWKMLEIDSRKCSRVVSKLLDEDLITREQAVSNGARTYLLKVKEEEKPCFDLLLSGELFSPCAGCRDACQPEICGRLTTWVENLNDNEETAEMC
- a CDS encoding methyltransferase dimerization domain-containing protein is translated as MNSAKELMKRPEVCSDELIKFIDDSMNGFRKYKILTTAVKLQLFEYTNDPVSSEELAAKMGCNPEMVPLLCDVLCECGLLVSNEEKYSNTELTKTYLVSDSPFSQLNYLRDMERSIAMWEKLDEIITNGPVIVDKQSFFGDRVIHSMAENAKCGMLQEVVETVTENIDFESVRKMLDLGGGHGLYSIAFVGQNKKLKAFVFDLPQVTEHTKMYAEKYRTDQVDVIPGNFFTDDIGSGYDIVFSSLNPGGRVPDLIPKIVSALKQGGIFVNRQVPGGDSGSMETLNWNLWTFDDTKKARSQFSFENSVSLDEYIDILKANNLDVFKEIDLTDGSRIVFSRRM
- a CDS encoding LSM domain-containing protein, translated to MFPSKKVQKLVGSKVQVEMKGDLHLLEGTLKSADDYMNLHMTDTVEVANGERLRSLGSVVLRGNNIILVVPMEE
- a CDS encoding dipeptide/oligopeptide/nickel ABC transporter ATP-binding protein, with the translated sequence MTLLSVTGLKKYHYSGLINRKEIRAVDGVDFEIGKGKALGLVGNSGCGKTTVARTVLRLTDPTAGNIVFEGMDITRLKGRSLKPLGRRMQIIFQNPESSLNPAMKVYDALLEPLRVHKLCNSGEEEQNVRDLIETVNLNEELLFRYPHELSGGQLQRVVIARVLSLNPKLIVADEVTSMLDPLVQSQILNLLKDLQNRLDISYLFISHDMNVVEWMCDDIAVMDKGKIVEWK